Below is a genomic region from Erigeron canadensis isolate Cc75 chromosome 7, C_canadensis_v1, whole genome shotgun sequence.
TCAATAATGGCGGCGGCGATGACTTTGAAAAAGATGGATTGTTATGGTTTAAAGATATCGGGAaatgcggtggtggtggtgagtaTTCCATGGCGGTTGTTCAGGCTAACCAGGTTCTTGAAGACCAGAGCCAGATAGAGTCTGGTCCTTTTGGTACTTTTGTTGGTGTTTATGATGGTCATGGTGGTCCCGATGCCGCTCGTTACGTTTGTGATCACTTGTTTCAGAATTTTCAAGGTTTGTTTCTTCATATTTCTGATTGATTCAtggaatatatatgttttatatatatgtatgtgtgtttgtatatatatgtgttgtgtGTATTATTTTGTGACTGATCACCGATGAAATTAATGTCATTATGGTTTAGGCAATAATTATGTTAGGATATCTTTCGATTATGCCAATAGAGTAGGAATTTATAAGGGAATAAGTAGTTTTGTTGTGGCCATTACTTAATAAAAACGAGAAATGAAGACTTCTAGAATGGCACGCACGAAGATACTCAGAGTAGGGATCCCGCGCattgtaaaaacaaaaacagaacAAAATAAATGCTAATAATAAACATTGGCACAATAAAAGTTATTAAGTTCGTTTTTTTGGTACCGATGGCCACTTTCGTCGGAAACGTTTGGCTCTTTGTCACTCTTTATATGACGTGTAAATGAGCAGAAGCAGACTATTTATACACTTGAAACTGATTTTGACTTGAGTTTGGAAAAGTCAGATAATTACATGCAAAATGAACCCCTAAACGCCTAAAGGCACACTTTTTCTTATTACTAGAGTATATAGTCGATGTCAAAGATACTATTAACAATTTATGTTCGGAAAATTTATCAAACTATGTATGGATGTTTGGTGATACTTTAGACGTGGCTTTCAGACTTACTTAGTAGTGAATTATGTCGATTAATTTACCAAAAGTGAGTTTATCTTCCCgtctcaaaatataaaaaaggtgTTAAATTGGTTTGGACATGTGCTTTGGTAGATTGATATGGTGACGTTTTCTCATTGACGTAATTGATTTACTCTATGAATGACTCAAGTTTTGGCGTTACTTTCTCTTTCCCATGAAAATGCAGTTTTCTGTCTTTTCGGATAATATCTGAATCCGAATTTACTCAATTACCAATTAGTCATCTTTATTTCTTACTCTTAGAAAGGTATTATGGATGTTTACCATAAGTAAATACTTATAAATAGTTGAGATGGttatttttattagatttaaCATTTGCTATTCGTTCACATTGTTAGTAGTGGCATGATAACAGAAATACGACATGCATTGTTAGTTTTAGTAGAATGAATAAGGAGGATACTCATCTTCCATTTGAAGTTATTATATCAAACATGACTACGGAAATTATGTCATATGTAGAAATTTAGTTTTCTAAATAGaatgatatatgatatggtAAGCATTTGCATACAATATACATGTTAGGAGACTTTTGACATTATTCATTTTTAGGTAACTTTTTAGGGAGTGTTTGGTAGGGAGATATTcagagaaatgaaatgaagcAGGAAAAAGAATAAAGAGAAATGAAATACGTGGAGAAATATGATAGATTTTATTGTTTGGTAATGATAGAGAAATTGACCTGAGAAATGCTAGGGAGCATAATACTTTGTAACCAAATACCTTAAAAATTCAAGCAACTTTGCATAAACCCATTTAGATGAATAAgtctaaccaaaaaaaaaaaaaccttctaaTTATCATTTGATTCATTTCCTTGCATTTCCCCCCATTTTGGATGGAAATCGAACCATAACAAAACTATTACTTGAGAAATGTGTATTTTTCCACATATAATATTTCCCATGCCAAACAGTCTAAGTGAAATCATATCCATGTCTCCTATTTCAAATCTCTTTACCAAACGCAGCCTTATATTATATCTGTTGACCAATTACAGTAAAATACAACCGGAAATGAGTCAGCAACCCTTTTTTAGGACAAATGGGTTGAGTTGGCCACCTCTAGGTTTTTCTACTTAGGGTTTAGACtttagagaaaaagaaaagatttatacGTCACTGTTCTTAGGTTTGGTATTTGTGCAGCAACATCTGCTGAGGATAATGGTGTTGTGACCCCAGAGACGATAAGAAATGCGTTTCTTCAAACGGAGAATGGATTTACCGCTCTCGTATCTGAGTTATTTAATGAACGACCAAGCATTGCAACCGTCGGATCATGTTGCTTGGTTGGAGTAATATATCAGCAAACTCTTTTTGTTGCCAATCTTGGAGATGCGCGTGTTGTACTTGGTAAAAAAGTCGGTAACACGGGAGGTATGGCGGCCATACAGTTGTCATCAGAGCATAATGCCAATCTTGAGGAGGTTAGACACGAGCTAAAAAATTTACACCCACATGATCCGCAGATTGTTGCCTTGAAGCATGGGGTCTGGAGAGTTAAAGGCATTATTCAGGTTATTTCTATTGCtttctttccttgaaattaaaTTATTCTTGTTTCATAATTTGCTAATAGTTTATATCTTGTATCATATGTTTAATTATTTGTCTGTGAtaataatttgattttgtgttcAATTTGATTACTCTAAATGCATACTTGAGTGAGCTCCTGATACAACGTAAACTAATGTATTTGTGGCGGGACTTACGTACAACGTTGGGTATCAGTGTGCATACTCTgaacttatttatatttctgTAGTGAAAAAAAACTGAGAATTCCTCTTATGTTTTGTAATTCTAAATACAATAGtccttttaatttttgaatttatcATTACTCGGAGGACATTACAAAGATCCTGTGTGTaagatatatatagtataaaccATATTGAATAATGAAAATACGCTAAtatcttttatgttttgtaattCTGACTACAGAAGTCTTTTTGATTTTCgaatttatttattactcgGGGAGGGCATTATAAAGACCTTATGTGTAAGATATATATGGTATAATCCATATTAGTGGCTACAAAGCAacatattttatgatttttggcATGAAGTCCATTAAAATCCATGATTTTGTTCGTCTCGTTTGTATGAAGCAAGGATAAATTATGAAGTGATCATGGGACTTACATAGGTGAAAAGAAATGAAGGTATGGTTTGACCCACAAAACATATTATAAGGAATGCAAGAAATGGCATAACGAATGGAACTGTAATTGAATGATTTATTGTAACTAACTGCAAGTTTTTTGTTCAAATAGTTGCTATGAGAGGCCAAACATTTGATACACGCCATTTTATACCAATCAAATGAAGTTCATTTCATTATTTTCCTTCTTTTTCTCACGCTGTTGATTGGTCCACATCACATGCCACATGTATTTGTATATTGTTGCTTGTAAATTTTTTGCAAGTGTAGTATTTGTCTTCTAAATGTTGAGTATGATGGCATAGACCCATAGTTATCCGTCAGGTCGTTACAAACATAGGTCTTTTGGATGTAGCTTTGTGTACGTTTTGGAGGTTCCTTGGATAGTTGGATTTAAGCTATTTGGTGTGACAAGTACTAAAACATATgcaaatttaagtttttagcTGAAAAAAAGGATTGTTATTGACGAGTAAAATAGGTTATATACacttaattttatttgttgGTTCGTAAGTTCGTGCCATTCCTGATGTACTTGAACTTCACGTTTTTAGAACCTACACATTGCATATATTTGGAACCATATATGTGATGTTGTCAGGTCGAATATTGACTATAATAGTATacttgaatatttgaatgtggTGCAGGTTTCAAGATCCATTGGGGATGTTTATATGAAACACTCGGAGTACAATAATGACCAAATTGCACAAAAGTTCCGACTTCCTGAATCAACGG
It encodes:
- the LOC122607267 gene encoding probable protein phosphatase 2C 42; translation: MFEDVMNLLSVCWKPFINKGETSSNSGGGPSSSSGVNGNVNNGGGDDFEKDGLLWFKDIGKCGGGGEYSMAVVQANQVLEDQSQIESGPFGTFVGVYDGHGGPDAARYVCDHLFQNFQATSAEDNGVVTPETIRNAFLQTENGFTALVSELFNERPSIATVGSCCLVGVIYQQTLFVANLGDARVVLGKKVGNTGGMAAIQLSSEHNANLEEVRHELKNLHPHDPQIVALKHGVWRVKGIIQVSRSIGDVYMKHSEYNNDQIAQKFRLPESTVMPILSATPSILTHDIHPSDSFLIFASDGLWEHLSNEEAVEIVHNNPRAGIAKRLVKAALQEAAKKREMRYSDLRKIDKRVRRHFHDDITVIVLFLNYDQICRGSANGPNVSLRSALEH